One window of the Magnolia sinica isolate HGM2019 chromosome 19, MsV1, whole genome shotgun sequence genome contains the following:
- the LOC131235289 gene encoding uncharacterized TPR repeat-containing protein At2g32450-like, producing MSSFRRQTTTTMTRTEKVRSIFDRFDANGDGGLDRSEMSDLIAAVNPSVKFGPEQIAAILDEIFRTYADFIPDPAVGLSFAGLLRTYDDGAGDVDRDFSALDLQTLPPSLSPSLSFSDNDLPPRVPQNPTNPWISPAWTATPNHGIDYDDTWKIVQDLEIMIRKKIKACNLKKNPKDVNFSDGFSDNSWSTDLSFDSDGKKAVFDLSCGEFRGFLKELREIRARVDRASREEAFDGHMAIGRTLFDYRLFAEALESFRRAVELKPSDVRANFRVGNSFCSLGRLKEAKENYILALESAEADTNRWSSLLPQIHVNLGFVLEGEGMLLGASEHYREAAILCPTHYRALKLLGSALFGVGEYRAAEKALEEAVFLKPDFTDAHCDLGSVLHAMGEEERAILAFQKAIDLKPDHMDALYNLGGLLMNMGRHKRAAEMYGRVLAIRPNHWRAQLNRGIALLGARETEEAKRCLRDAFKMTQRVELYDAIGHMKHLKKKSRAGLSSMIKMAIEGESREGSEEAVDTVVVEASKFKPARENGTHREHLAIALEIRTFQRISRLCLCDITLLKKEMAQTEVSVSYTGSGLPELSVRKAALEVILRKLLHSLKPETFQGAVKAIDERVLAVLDATGSGRVDLGMFYAIVAPICAGPPEKRKRAAFDALIWRSMNDVQGQIGKADVSIYLRYLRAIYFPSQGLSNLMEVRGEEENTMISFPEFVDMFDDVDWGFGILGILLKLEDGDRIRHGGQSCDVCRYPIAGPRFKEKNSRFNLCVTCYSAGKVPAAFKKEEYTFREYWS from the coding sequence ATGTCGTCTTTTCGTCGTCagacgacgacgacgatgacgCGGACGGAGAAGGTCCGTTCGATCTTCGACCGCTTCGACGCGAACGGCGACGGCGGCCTCGACCGCAGTGAGATGTCCGACCTCATCGCGGCCGTTAATCCCAGCGTCAAGTTCGGCCCTGAGCAGATCGCTGCCATCCTCGACGAGATCTTCCGCACCTACGCCGATTTCATCCCCGACCCTGCCGTCGGCCTTTCCTTCGCCGGCCTCCTCCGTACCTACGACGATGGCGCCGGCGACGTTGATCGCGATTTCTCTGCTCTCGATCTCCagactctccctccctccctctctccatcCCTCTCTTTCTCCGATAACGATCTCCCGCCGCGGGTACCTCAAAACCCTACCAACCCTTGGATCTCCCCCGCTTGGACTGCCACTCCCAATCACGGTATTGATTACGACGACACGTGGAAGATTGTCCAGGATTTGGAAATTATGATTAGGAAGAAGATCAAAGCTTGCAATTTGAAGAAGAATCCGAAAGATGTGAATTTCAGCGACGGGTTTTCAGATAACAGCTGGTCGACGGATTTGAGCTTTGATTCGGATGGCAAGAAGGCAGTTTTTGATTTAAGTTGCGGGGAGTTTAGGGGGTTTTTGAAAGAATTGAGGGAGATTAGGGCTAGGGTCGATCGGGCATCAAGGGAGGAGGCTTTCGACGGGCATATGGCAATCGGGCGGACGCTTTTCGATTATAGGTTGTTTGCAGAAGCTTTGGAGAGCTTTAGGCGGGCCGTGGAGCTAAAGCCGTCGGATGTACGGGCAAATTTCAGGGTGGGTAACTCTTTCTGTTCGTTGGGGAGGTTGAAGGAGGCCAAGGAGAACTATATTTTGGCACTTGAGTCGGCAGAGGCAGATACGAATCGGTGGTCCTCGCTGCTCCCGCAGATTCATGTGAATTTGGGATTTGTGTTGGAAGGGGAGGGGATGCTGCTGGGTGCGAGCGAGCATTATCGGGAGGCGGCAATCCTCTGCCCGACACATTACCGGGCTTTGAAGCTCTTGGGGAGTGCGTTGTTTGGCGTGGGTGAGTATCGGGCAGCAGAGAAGGCGTTGGAGGAGGCTGTTTTCTTGAAGCCGGATTTCACTGATGCCCATTGTGATCTTGGGTCAGTTCTCCATGCGATGGGTGAGGAGGAGAGGGCGATTCTTGCATTCCAGAAGGCGATTGATCTAAAGCCTGACCATATGGATGCATTGTACAATCTTGGAGGGTTGTTAATGAATATGGGTCGGCACAAGAGAGCGGCAGAGATGTATGGGAGAGTGCTGGCAATCCGTCCCAACCATTGGCGGGCCCAGCTGAATCGGGGCATTGCATTGTTGGGTGCAAGGGAGACGGAGGAGGCGAAAAGGTGTTTGAGGGACGCTTTCAAGATGACACAAAGGGTAGAACTGTATGATGCGATTGGACACATGAAGCACCTGAAGAAGAAATCCAGAGCAGGGTTGAGTTCCATGATTAAGATGGCAATCGAGGGTGAAAGCAGGGAAGGTTCGGAGGAAGCGGTTGATACGGTGGTTGTGGAAGCTTCCAAGTTCAAACCGGCAAGAGAAAATGGCACGCATAGGGAGCATCTTGCAATTGCCCTTGAGATTAGGACCTTCCAGAGGATTAGTAGGCTGTGTCTGTGTGATATAACTCTATTGAAGAAGGAGATGGCTCAAACTGAGGTTTCAGTTTCTTACACAGGAAGTGGGCTGCCCGAGTTATCTGTACGGAAAGCTGCCTTGGAAGTCATTCTCCGGAAACTGCTTCATTCTCTTAAACCAGAGACTTTTCAAGGAGCGGTTAAGGCAATTGACGAAAGGGTTCTGGCTGTCTTGGATGCAACCGGCTCTGGAAGAGTGGATCTGGGTATGTTTTATGCCATTGTAGCGCCCATTTGTGCGGGCCCACCAGAAAAGCGCAAGCGAGCTGCATTTGATGCCCTTATATGGCGCTCTATGAACGATGTTCAAGGTCAAATCGGAAAAGCTGATGTATCAATCTACCTGAGGTACTTGAGGGCTATTTACTTTCCCTCGCAAGGGTTGAGCAACTTGATGGAAGTCCGAGGAGAGGAAGAGAACACAATGATTTCATTCCCTGAGTTTGTCGACATGTTCGATGATGTGGATTGGGGTTTCGGCATTTTGGGTATTTTGTTAAAGCTTGAGGATGGTGACAGGATTCGGCATGGTGGGCAATCTTGCGATGTGTGTCGGTATCCAATCGCCGGGCctagatttaaagaaaaaaactCTCGGTTCAACCTCTGCGTGACCTGTTACAGTGCAGGAAAGGTTCCTGCTGCCTTCAAGAAAGAAGAATACACGTTTAGGGAGTACTGGAGCTAA